The following are encoded together in the Salmonella enterica subsp. enterica serovar Choleraesuis genome:
- a CDS encoding reactive intermediate/imine deaminase: protein MSIKRYGAEGATGTGGQHLPFSRAVEAGGWLYVSGQTPMKNGEVVEGGIVEQSRLAIQNCIDIMTEAGYRMEDVVHVKVILTDARYFQSFNRVFAEIFGANPPARICCVADLVVDCKVEVDVTCYNPHRQSS, encoded by the coding sequence ATGAGCATTAAGCGTTATGGCGCAGAAGGCGCTACCGGCACCGGCGGGCAGCATCTGCCATTTTCCCGCGCGGTAGAAGCCGGGGGCTGGCTTTATGTATCCGGCCAGACGCCGATGAAAAACGGCGAGGTGGTTGAAGGGGGCATTGTTGAGCAGTCGCGGCTGGCAATTCAAAACTGTATCGACATCATGACCGAAGCCGGTTACCGGATGGAGGACGTGGTGCATGTAAAAGTGATCCTCACTGATGCCCGCTATTTTCAGTCTTTTAATCGGGTTTTTGCCGAAATTTTTGGCGCTAACCCTCCGGCGCGTATCTGCTGCGTGGCGGACTTAGTGGTGGACTGTAAGGTGGAGGTCGATGTGACCTGCTACAACCCCCATCGTCAGTCGTCTTAA
- a CDS encoding D-aminoacylase: MKADWLYRNVTVIDGSGGPAYRADVAVTGDRISHIAPSLDLAAHQELDGEGKVLAPGFIDVHTHDDTNVIRMPEYLPKISQGVTTVIVGNCGISAATATIRDAVPDPMNLLGEAEHFVYPTVGAYAEAVNQAQPAVNVATLIGHTTLRNNHMDALLRPARDEEIEAMRLQLRDALNQGALGMSTGLAYATAFEAPTAEVMALAEELADGQGVYTTHLRSEFEPILEALDEAFRIGRHAQVPVVVSHHKCAGAKNWGRTKETLAFFDQMRQRQEIACDCYPYSASSSTLDMKQVTDEFDIVITWSEPHPEQAGKTLAQIAEAWSVSLHQAAERLMPAGAIYYNMDEQDVKRVLSYPATMVGSDGLPNDPMPHPRLWGAFPRVLGYYSREQALFPLATAVHKMTGLSAANFRLAQRGLIKTGYFADLVLFDPLTVRDVASFSSPQQPAAGIEAVMVNGVMSYGRERKIIGRAGRFLKREQMKSKENP, from the coding sequence TAGCGGCGGCCCGGCGTATCGGGCGGATGTGGCGGTAACCGGCGACAGAATAAGTCATATTGCACCGTCGCTGGATTTGGCGGCGCATCAGGAGCTGGATGGCGAAGGAAAAGTGCTGGCTCCAGGGTTTATTGATGTACACACCCATGACGACACAAACGTTATCCGGATGCCGGAGTATCTGCCCAAGATAAGCCAGGGCGTGACGACGGTTATTGTCGGCAACTGCGGTATCAGCGCGGCCACGGCGACCATTCGCGACGCGGTGCCAGATCCGATGAACCTGCTGGGTGAGGCCGAACATTTTGTCTATCCCACCGTTGGCGCATATGCCGAGGCGGTAAACCAGGCGCAGCCCGCTGTGAATGTGGCGACGCTTATTGGCCATACCACGCTGCGTAATAACCATATGGATGCGCTGCTGCGCCCGGCGCGCGATGAAGAGATTGAAGCAATGCGCCTTCAGCTGCGTGACGCGCTGAATCAGGGGGCGCTTGGAATGAGCACCGGCCTGGCTTATGCCACGGCATTTGAAGCGCCCACCGCCGAAGTCATGGCGCTGGCCGAAGAGCTGGCCGACGGGCAGGGGGTTTACACCACCCATCTGCGGTCTGAATTTGAGCCAATACTTGAGGCGCTGGACGAAGCATTCCGCATTGGTCGCCATGCTCAGGTACCGGTTGTGGTCTCACACCACAAATGTGCCGGAGCGAAAAACTGGGGTCGCACCAAAGAGACGCTGGCGTTCTTTGACCAGATGCGCCAGCGCCAGGAGATAGCCTGTGACTGTTATCCCTACTCGGCCAGCTCTTCCACGCTGGATATGAAACAGGTGACCGATGAGTTCGATATTGTGATTACCTGGTCGGAGCCGCACCCGGAGCAGGCCGGTAAAACGCTAGCGCAGATAGCTGAAGCCTGGTCTGTGAGCCTGCATCAGGCCGCAGAACGGCTGATGCCTGCTGGAGCCATCTACTACAACATGGACGAGCAGGATGTGAAGCGGGTACTGAGCTATCCGGCCACTATGGTTGGATCCGACGGATTACCTAACGATCCTATGCCGCATCCGCGCCTGTGGGGCGCATTCCCGCGAGTGCTGGGATATTACAGCCGCGAGCAGGCGCTATTCCCGCTGGCCACGGCGGTTCACAAAATGACCGGGCTGTCGGCGGCTAACTTCCGCCTGGCGCAGCGTGGGCTAATCAAAACCGGCTATTTCGCCGATCTGGTCCTGTTTGACCCGCTAACGGTACGTGACGTGGCGAGCTTCAGCTCACCGCAGCAACCGGCCGCCGGTATTGAGGCGGTGATGGTTAACGGTGTGATGAGTTATGGCCGCGAGCGGAAAATTATCGGGCGCGCAGGTCGCTTCCTTAAGCGCGAGCAGATGAAGAGTAAGGAGAATCCATGA